In a genomic window of Kwoniella mangroviensis CBS 8507 chromosome 2, whole genome shotgun sequence:
- a CDS encoding homocitrate synthase, cytosolic isozyme, producing MCPTPDQPITSNGDEEMVPIINDGPHISSSTNGEVKRTNESTSQQPPAVKSHKGLYGRASDFLSNTSNWSIIESTLREGEQFANAFFTLETKIKIAKMLDEFGVEYIELTSPAASPESKAHCEAICKLGLKKTKILTHIRCHMDDAKLAVETGVDGVDVVIGTSSFLREHSHGKDMTWITKTAIEVIEFVKSKGIEIRFSSEDSFRSELVDLLSIYRTVDKIHVNRVGVADTVGCADPRQVYDLVRTLRGVVSCDIECHFHNDTGCSIANAYAALEAGATHIDTSILGIGERNGITPLGGLIARMMVADPEYVKGKYKLSMLRELENVVAEAVEISVPFNNYITGFCAFTHKAGIHAKAILANPSTYEILNPADFGMTRYVSIGHRLTGWNAVKSRVEQLNLNLTDDQVKDATAKIKELADVRTQSMEDVDMILRIYHTGIQSGDLKIGQSAVLDRLLEKHMPSRDSSPNGSANGNKRARIEGATA from the exons ATGTGCCCTACACCAGACCAACCTATAACTTCCAACGgtgacgaagagatggtccCAATCATAAATGATGGAcctcacatctcatcatccaccaacgGTGAAGTCAAAAGAACGAATGAAAGTACGAGTCAGCAGCCACCTGCCGTCAAGTCGCATAAGGGTTTGTACGGTAGAGCTAGTGATTTCTTGAGTAACACCTCTAATTGGAGT ATCATTGAATCCACTCTTCGAG AGGGTGAACAATTCGCCAAtgccttcttcactctcgaaaccaagatcaagatcgccAAGAT GCTTGACGAATTTGGTGTGGAATACATCGAACTTACTTCCCCTGCTGCCTCACCCGAATCGAAGGCCCACTGTGAAGCTATCTGCAAGTTGGGTctcaagaagaccaagatctTGACTCACATCAGATGTCATATGGATGATGCCAAGTTGGCCGTTGAGACCG GTGTCGACGGTGTAGACGTAGTCATCGGAACATCCTCATTCTTGAGAGAACACTCTCACGGAAAGGACATGACATGGATCACCAAGACCGCCATTGAAGTCATTGAATTCGTTAAATCCAAGGGTATCGAGATCCGATTCTCATCTGAAGATTCATTCAGGTCCGAATTAGTCGATTTGCTCTCCATTTACCGAACGGTCGATAAGATTCACGTGAATCGAGTGGGTGTCGCTGATACCGTTGGATGTGCCGATCCAAGACAGGTCTACGACCTTGTGAGAACTTTGAGAGGTGTTGTCAGCTGTGATATTGAATGTCATTTCCATAATGATACTGGTTGCT CCATCGCAAACGCCTACGCTGCCCTTGAAGCCGGTGCCACCCACATCGACACTTCCATT CTCGGTATCGGTGAGAGAAACGGTATCACCCCTCTTGGTGGTTTGATCGCTCGAATGATGGTCGCCGATCCTGAATATGTCAAGGGCAAATACAAGTTGTCCATGCTCCGAGAATTGGAGAACGTTGTTGCTGAAGCTGTTGAGATCTCCGTTCCTTT CAACAACTACATCACTGGTTTCTGCGCTTTCACCCACAAGGCTGGTATTCACGCCAAGGCTATTCTTGCCAACCCCTCTACATATGAGATCTTGAACCCTGCCGATTTCGGTATGACCCGATACGTTTCTATCGG TCACCGACTTACCGGATGGAACGCTGTCAAATCCCGAGTCGAGCAACTCAACTTGAACCTCACCGATGACCAGGTCAAGGATGCCACCGCCAAGATTAAGGAGTTGGCCGATGTGAGAACTCaatcgatggaagatgtcgatatgaTCTTACGTATCTACCACACCGGTATCCAATCGGGTGATCTCAAGATTGGTCAATCTGCTGTACTGGACAGGTTGCtcgagaag CATATGCCCTCGAGAGATTCTTCGCCCAACGGAAGCGCTAACGGAAACAAGAGGGCTAGAATCGAAGGTGCTACTGCTTAA